One window of Sulfurospirillum sp. 1612 genomic DNA carries:
- the hisF gene encoding imidazole glycerol phosphate synthase subunit HisF codes for MENFQENNIEAPLSTFAKRIIPCLDVKDGRVVKGVNFVGLQDAGDPVEVAKRYNEEGADEITFLDITASHEERDTIVDIVEKVAKEVFIPLTVGGGIRTLNDIYKLLKVGCDKVSVNSHAIHNPDFIDAASKRFGSQCIVVAIDAKRDKDSWNVYINGGRINTGIDALQWAKEVERRGAGEILLTSMDCDGSKDGYDLELTKKMNDLVDIPIIASGGAGTMQHIKDAFLNGADAALAASIFHYKEIEIMDLKNYLQHEKIPVRI; via the coding sequence ATGGAAAATTTTCAGGAAAATAATATAGAAGCTCCCCTTTCAACATTTGCAAAGCGTATTATCCCTTGTCTCGATGTCAAAGATGGTAGAGTGGTAAAAGGGGTCAATTTTGTCGGACTACAAGATGCTGGAGACCCTGTGGAAGTCGCCAAACGCTACAATGAAGAAGGGGCTGATGAAATCACCTTTTTAGATATTACAGCCAGTCATGAAGAGCGCGATACTATCGTTGATATCGTAGAAAAGGTTGCCAAAGAAGTTTTTATTCCACTCACCGTAGGTGGGGGTATCCGAACACTCAATGATATCTACAAATTACTAAAAGTAGGATGTGATAAAGTCAGTGTCAATTCTCATGCTATTCACAACCCTGATTTTATTGATGCAGCATCCAAGCGATTTGGTTCTCAATGCATTGTTGTCGCCATAGATGCTAAAAGAGACAAAGATTCATGGAATGTTTATATCAATGGGGGTCGTATCAATACAGGTATTGATGCACTGCAATGGGCTAAAGAAGTAGAGAGAAGAGGGGCCGGAGAGATTCTCTTAACCTCAATGGATTGCGATGGTTCCAAAGATGGATATGATCTTGAACTCACAAAGAAAATGAATGACTTGGTCGATATTCCGATTATTGCAAGCGGAGGGGCAGGGACGATGCAACACATTAAAGATGCCTTTTTAAATGGTGCTGATGCCGCTTTAGCGGCTTCGATTTTTCACTACAAAGAAATTGAGATTATGGATCTCAAAAATTATCTTCAACATGAAAAGATTCCTGTTAGAATATGA
- the purB gene encoding adenylosuccinate lyase: MVERYSRDVMKTKWTVQAKYDAWLRVEKAAVKGWNQLGLINDEDCKKILDNAQFKVEEIDEIEKKTKHDVIAFLTSVANSLGEESRWVHYGMTSSDCIDTAVALQMKDSLELIIEDVKVLMTNIKKRALEHKTTLMVGRSHGIHGEPITFGLVLAIWHDEIKRNLENLQHSLKVISVGQISGAMGNMAHSPIELEEIVCKELGLTPAPVSNQVIQRDRYANLMNALALLASSCEKIAVAIRHYQRTEVYEAEEFFSAGQKGSSAMPHKRNPVLSENVTGLCRVIRSFAMPSMENVALWHERDISHSSVERFTLPDAFITTDFMLNRLSGLIEKLLVYPQNMMKNLNLTGGLVFSQRVLLELPAKGVSREDAYKIVQRNAMKVWADLQVGKPAINEHDESLFMQNLLADEDLRKKLSPAEIRDCFDYTYYIKNVDKIFDRVFK, from the coding sequence ATGGTAGAGCGTTACTCCAGAGACGTGATGAAAACAAAATGGACAGTTCAAGCAAAATACGATGCTTGGCTGAGAGTAGAAAAAGCAGCGGTAAAAGGCTGGAATCAACTGGGCCTAATCAACGATGAAGATTGCAAGAAAATCCTTGATAACGCACAGTTTAAAGTGGAAGAAATTGATGAGATTGAAAAGAAAACCAAGCATGATGTCATTGCCTTTCTAACTAGTGTCGCTAACAGCCTGGGCGAAGAGAGTAGGTGGGTGCATTATGGCATGACCAGTTCAGATTGTATTGATACTGCCGTAGCACTTCAGATGAAAGATTCACTAGAACTCATCATAGAAGATGTTAAAGTCCTCATGACAAACATTAAAAAAAGAGCGTTAGAACACAAAACAACCCTCATGGTAGGGCGAAGTCATGGGATTCATGGAGAACCTATTACTTTTGGGTTAGTGTTAGCGATTTGGCATGATGAGATCAAACGTAATTTGGAAAACTTACAACATAGCCTCAAAGTCATCAGTGTTGGGCAAATCAGTGGTGCGATGGGCAATATGGCACACTCTCCAATAGAGCTTGAAGAAATAGTATGCAAAGAACTTGGACTAACTCCCGCACCGGTATCCAATCAAGTCATACAAAGAGACCGCTATGCAAACCTCATGAATGCGTTAGCTCTTTTAGCATCAAGCTGCGAAAAAATTGCCGTAGCGATACGACACTATCAAAGAACAGAAGTTTATGAAGCAGAAGAATTTTTTAGTGCCGGTCAAAAAGGAAGCTCCGCGATGCCGCACAAAAGAAATCCAGTCTTGAGTGAAAATGTCACTGGATTGTGTAGGGTAATCCGAAGCTTTGCCATGCCATCGATGGAAAACGTAGCCCTTTGGCATGAGCGTGATATCAGCCACAGTTCTGTTGAGAGATTTACCCTTCCTGATGCATTTATTACGACTGATTTCATGCTCAACCGCCTTAGTGGTTTGATTGAAAAACTACTCGTTTATCCTCAAAATATGATGAAAAATCTAAATTTAACCGGAGGATTGGTGTTTTCACAACGCGTTTTATTAGAACTTCCCGCAAAAGGCGTCAGCCGCGAAGATGCTTACAAAATTGTACAACGTAACGCCATGAAGGTTTGGGCAGATCTTCAAGTAGGAAAACCTGCCATCAATGAGCATGACGAAAGTCTCTTTATGCAAAATCTCTTGGCAGATGAGGATTTGAGGAAAAAACTAAGTCCAGCAGAGATTAGAGACTGCTTTGACTACACATACTACATCAAAAATGTTGATAAAATTTTTGATCGAGTTTTCAAATAA
- the rlmN gene encoding 23S rRNA (adenine(2503)-C(2))-methyltransferase RlmN produces the protein MNKTNILDYTKSELSELIKPAFRAKQIYEWIYKKYVNSFEEMQNIPKSLRADLAEAYDFHPLQIAAIEESADGSKKYLFSLKDGKTVEAVLLPMKKEQHHEDGTLAQHTRYTICISSQVGCKIGCAFCLTGKSGFLRNLTPGEITSQVLMIKKDNNIAENRRVNIVFMGMGEPLDNLTNVKKAVTIFADPDGLSISPRRQTISTSGLSSQIKKLGEMDLGILLAISLHAVDDVLREQLMPINKAYNIESIINAVKNFPIDARKRVMFEYLVIKDLNDDIQSAKKLVKLLNGIKSKVNLIFFNPHEGSEFQRPEPQKVKRFQEYLLAHNLLCTIRESKGLDISAACGQLKDRKEKNEHC, from the coding sequence ATGAATAAAACCAATATACTTGATTACACCAAGAGTGAGCTCAGCGAGTTGATAAAACCCGCTTTTAGAGCCAAACAAATCTATGAATGGATATACAAAAAATATGTCAATAGCTTTGAAGAGATGCAAAATATACCCAAAAGTTTGCGAGCAGACCTAGCAGAAGCGTATGATTTTCATCCTTTGCAAATAGCAGCAATAGAAGAGAGTGCCGATGGTAGCAAAAAATATCTGTTTTCGTTAAAAGATGGGAAAACCGTCGAAGCTGTTTTGTTACCAATGAAAAAAGAACAACATCATGAAGATGGTACCTTAGCCCAACATACACGATATACCATCTGTATCTCATCGCAAGTAGGATGCAAAATAGGGTGTGCGTTTTGTCTGACAGGGAAGAGTGGATTTTTGAGAAATCTAACACCAGGAGAGATAACATCACAAGTCCTCATGATAAAAAAAGATAACAATATAGCAGAAAATAGACGGGTTAACATTGTCTTTATGGGCATGGGTGAGCCCCTTGATAACCTCACTAATGTTAAAAAAGCTGTTACTATATTTGCAGACCCTGATGGACTCTCTATTTCACCTAGAAGACAAACCATCTCCACAAGTGGACTCAGTTCTCAAATAAAAAAACTAGGAGAAATGGACCTTGGCATCCTACTGGCTATCTCTTTGCATGCGGTAGATGATGTCCTGCGAGAGCAGCTCATGCCAATCAACAAAGCTTATAACATCGAATCCATCATCAATGCGGTTAAAAATTTTCCGATTGATGCAAGAAAAAGAGTGATGTTTGAATACCTCGTCATAAAAGACCTCAATGATGATATTCAAAGTGCCAAAAAACTGGTCAAATTACTCAATGGTATCAAATCAAAGGTAAATCTCATATTTTTTAATCCCCATGAGGGCAGTGAATTTCAAAGACCTGAACCTCAAAAAGTAAAACGTTTCCAAGAGTATCTCTTGGCACACAATTTACTCTGTACCATTAGAGAGTCAAAAGGACTCGATATTAGTGCGGCATGCGGTCAATTAAAAGATAGAAAGGAAAAAAATGAGCATTGTTGA
- a CDS encoding fumarylacetoacetate hydrolase family protein, translating into MNSVMLEGVSVSPSKVVCVGRNYVAHIKELNNEMPTSMVLFMKPNSAISHELNTFGRVLHYEGEISFLMESSKVKAVGFGLDLTDRKLQGELKSKGLPWERAKAFDGAGVFSDFVPIHEEDIDKLSLKLYINDGLVQEGGVPLMIYPPKVIIEEIRSFSSLEDGDIVMSGTPKGVGVIGQGDTFVGEIYLGDEKILRSAWIAK; encoded by the coding sequence ATGAATAGTGTCATGTTGGAAGGCGTTTCTGTCTCCCCAAGTAAGGTTGTCTGTGTGGGTAGAAATTATGTTGCACATATTAAAGAATTAAACAATGAAATGCCAACATCTATGGTCTTGTTCATGAAGCCAAATAGCGCGATAAGCCATGAGTTGAATACTTTTGGTCGAGTTTTACATTATGAAGGAGAAATCTCATTTTTGATGGAATCTTCCAAAGTAAAAGCTGTTGGTTTTGGGTTGGATTTGACAGATAGAAAATTGCAAGGGGAATTAAAAAGCAAAGGACTTCCTTGGGAGCGTGCGAAAGCTTTTGATGGCGCTGGAGTTTTTAGTGATTTTGTGCCGATTCATGAAGAAGATATTGATAAATTGAGCTTAAAATTATATATAAATGATGGTTTAGTGCAAGAAGGAGGTGTGCCATTGATGATTTATCCACCTAAGGTTATCATTGAAGAGATTCGTTCTTTCTCCTCACTTGAAGATGGGGATATTGTGATGAGTGGGACGCCTAAAGGAGTCGGTGTAATCGGACAAGGAGATACATTTGTGGGTGAAATTTATCTTGGAGATGAGAAGATACTACGCAGTGCGTGGATTGCTAAATAA
- a CDS encoding RluA family pseudouridine synthase: MGFVRKKFFVDEKIKAYQFLINTFHCTMRQAQKWIDKKRVFLNNEIMMTKSAEIAGMVEVIVFVPKPRGLLPVFETEDFAIFEKPSGVLIHPNGFSDEYSLNDEIKYLYGENANVAHRIDKETSGLVLVSKHKEAEVILKMMFEAREIQKEYVAIVEGKLEQNLIIDADLKSNLDSSPIRLKSFVVSSGHRAITHVFPYSYDAKTNRTLVKVRPLTGRTHQIRVHMFHVKHRIVGDPIYGVDDEFVEEYLCGTLDKNERRIHSGAERLMLHAHRLSFYYKEIEYNVSSKIKLGGFLYE, translated from the coding sequence GTGGGATTTGTCAGAAAGAAATTTTTTGTAGACGAAAAGATAAAGGCGTATCAGTTTTTGATTAATACGTTTCATTGTACAATGCGACAAGCTCAAAAGTGGATTGATAAAAAGAGAGTTTTTCTAAACAATGAGATCATGATGACAAAAAGCGCTGAAATTGCTGGCATGGTTGAAGTGATTGTCTTCGTGCCTAAGCCTAGAGGGTTGTTGCCAGTTTTTGAAACAGAAGATTTCGCCATTTTTGAAAAACCTAGTGGCGTGTTAATCCACCCCAATGGTTTTTCAGATGAATATAGTTTGAATGATGAGATTAAATATCTCTATGGTGAGAATGCCAATGTCGCACATCGGATTGATAAAGAGACAAGCGGATTAGTGTTGGTTTCAAAGCACAAAGAAGCCGAAGTCATTTTAAAGATGATGTTTGAGGCGCGGGAAATACAAAAAGAGTATGTCGCGATTGTTGAGGGGAAATTAGAACAAAATCTCATCATAGATGCGGATTTAAAGTCAAATCTTGATAGCTCCCCCATACGATTGAAATCTTTTGTTGTTTCATCAGGTCATCGCGCGATTACTCACGTATTCCCCTACTCTTATGATGCAAAGACAAATAGGACCTTAGTCAAGGTGAGACCTCTGACTGGTAGAACCCATCAAATCCGCGTGCATATGTTTCATGTGAAACACAGAATTGTTGGCGATCCGATATATGGTGTCGATGATGAGTTCGTGGAAGAGTATTTGTGTGGGACGCTAGACAAAAATGAGCGCAGAATACACAGTGGGGCTGAGAGATTGATGCTACATGCGCATCGATTAAGTTTTTACTATAAAGAGATTGAATACAATGTTAGTAGTAAAATAAAATTAGGAGGTTTTTTATATGAATAG
- a CDS encoding phosphorylase family protein produces the protein MKILSAGHNELFDIATPVGIGLIQSSITLTQLILEQKPKSLIFIGTAGSYGSCKPFDLLISHTATNIETGFFSNTCYTPIQNKIASIPLNVSCETTNSVSCIINSSNYITTNKPLGIKYENLGIKAENMEFYAILTVAKKFNIPAMGIFVVTNYCDNNAHTDFIKNHEKAKSILIENTKKIVSQYE, from the coding sequence ATGAAAATATTAAGTGCGGGACACAATGAATTATTTGATATTGCTACTCCTGTAGGAATTGGTCTCATACAAAGCAGTATCACATTAACTCAGCTCATTTTAGAACAAAAACCCAAATCCCTAATTTTTATTGGTACGGCCGGCAGTTATGGCTCATGCAAACCCTTTGATTTGCTCATATCTCACACGGCCACCAATATCGAAACCGGTTTTTTTTCTAACACTTGTTATACACCAATACAAAATAAAATAGCATCAATTCCTTTAAATGTTTCATGTGAAACAACTAACAGTGTTTCTTGTATCATAAATTCGAGCAACTACATTACCACTAACAAACCATTAGGAATAAAATATGAAAATTTAGGCATAAAAGCTGAAAATATGGAGTTTTATGCCATACTAACAGTAGCAAAAAAGTTCAATATTCCCGCGATGGGTATTTTTGTTGTGACAAACTATTGTGATAACAATGCCCATACAGATTTTATCAAAAACCACGAAAAAGCCAAATCAATACTGATTGAAAACACCAAAAAAATAGTGAGCCAATATGAATAA
- a CDS encoding ribonucleoside-diphosphate reductase subunit alpha, protein MLTVQKRNGRIEPLDISKIQKYTFSAIEGLENVSQSELEVDAKIQFRDKITTEEIQKTLIKTAVDKIDIDRPNWTFVAARLFLYDLYHKVNQFTGYGKLADYFARGEKEGRILLGLKEKYDLDDLDQYIKPERDFQFTYLGIKTLYDRYLIKNSKGAPIELPQHMFMAIAMFLAQNELNCQDWAKKFYDLISKFEVMLATPTLSNARTPRHQLSSCYIGSTPDNIEGIFDSYKEMALLSKFGGGIGWDWNIVRSMGGMIDGHKNAAGGIIPFLKITNDIAIAVDQLGTRKGAIAVYIEPWHMDISDFLDLKKNSGEERRRAHDLFPALWINDLFMKRAQNDEIWTLFDPANVSDLPSLYGAEFEKKYLEYEQDDSIPKEHIRAKELWKKIILNYFESGSPFLCFKDNANKANPNDHAGIIRSSNLCTEIFQNTEPNHYKIKVVFDDGSFETFEEEDTVIINGNIEKKAKKITALDNIDGKNVFIVEKEMNEGKTAVCNLASVNLSKINTQEDIERVIPIATRMLDNVIDLNFYPHAKVKHTNLQSRSIGLGVMGEAQMLAEQQIEWGSYDHFAKIDEVMELISYNVIKASSNLAIEKGAYPDFEGSKWSRGIFPIDTANEKAKKLVDRGGLFGYSCDWESLRAQVMKSGMRNGYLMAIAPTSSISILVGTTQTIEPVYKRKWFEENLSGMIPVVVPKLNPETWNYYTPAYELDQRLLIKAGAIRQKWIDQGQSLNIFITLDKASGKYLNDIYMLGWELGIKSTYYLRSQSPESQLDVADRSIECEGCQ, encoded by the coding sequence ATGTTAACAGTACAAAAAAGAAATGGTAGAATTGAACCCCTTGATATATCTAAAATACAAAAATACACATTCTCCGCAATAGAAGGCTTAGAAAACGTGAGCCAAAGTGAGCTAGAAGTCGATGCAAAAATACAATTTAGAGATAAGATTACAACCGAAGAGATACAAAAAACACTCATCAAAACGGCCGTCGATAAAATTGACATCGATAGACCCAATTGGACGTTTGTAGCCGCGCGTCTGTTTTTGTACGACTTGTATCACAAGGTCAATCAATTTACAGGATATGGTAAATTGGCAGACTACTTTGCAAGAGGCGAAAAAGAGGGGCGTATTTTATTGGGCCTCAAAGAGAAATATGATTTAGATGATTTAGACCAATATATTAAACCAGAGCGCGATTTTCAATTTACTTATCTGGGAATCAAAACACTTTATGATCGTTATCTTATCAAAAATTCCAAAGGTGCTCCAATAGAATTGCCACAGCATATGTTCATGGCTATCGCAATGTTCTTGGCACAAAATGAACTAAACTGTCAAGATTGGGCTAAAAAATTCTACGACTTAATATCTAAATTCGAAGTTATGTTAGCCACACCAACACTTTCAAATGCACGGACACCAAGACACCAACTAAGCTCTTGCTATATCGGAAGTACCCCTGATAATATCGAAGGTATTTTTGATTCCTATAAAGAGATGGCACTTTTGAGTAAATTTGGTGGTGGAATCGGCTGGGATTGGAATATTGTACGCTCTATGGGAGGTATGATTGATGGGCATAAAAATGCAGCCGGAGGGATTATCCCATTTTTGAAAATCACCAATGATATTGCTATTGCCGTCGATCAGCTAGGAACGAGAAAAGGAGCTATTGCTGTATATATTGAACCGTGGCATATGGATATATCTGACTTTTTGGATCTCAAAAAGAATTCAGGAGAAGAGCGACGACGTGCTCATGATCTCTTTCCAGCACTCTGGATCAATGACTTGTTTATGAAACGTGCCCAAAATGATGAGATATGGACTCTTTTTGATCCCGCAAACGTTAGCGACCTGCCATCACTTTATGGCGCTGAATTTGAAAAAAAATATTTAGAGTACGAACAGGATGACAGCATCCCAAAAGAGCACATTCGAGCCAAAGAGTTATGGAAAAAAATCATTCTAAACTATTTTGAAAGTGGTAGTCCATTTTTATGCTTTAAAGATAACGCAAACAAAGCAAATCCAAATGACCACGCCGGAATTATCAGAAGTTCAAACCTATGTACGGAAATATTTCAAAATACAGAGCCCAATCATTATAAAATCAAAGTAGTTTTTGATGATGGAAGCTTTGAGACGTTTGAAGAAGAGGATACCGTCATCATCAATGGCAATATTGAAAAGAAAGCCAAAAAAATCACCGCCCTCGATAATATCGATGGGAAAAATGTCTTTATTGTAGAAAAAGAGATGAATGAAGGCAAGACCGCCGTATGTAATCTTGCGAGCGTCAATCTCTCCAAAATTAATACCCAAGAAGATATTGAACGTGTCATCCCAATTGCGACCAGAATGTTAGATAACGTGATAGACCTCAATTTCTATCCTCATGCTAAGGTAAAACACACCAACCTTCAATCCCGCTCCATCGGTCTTGGCGTCATGGGAGAAGCACAAATGTTAGCAGAACAACAAATAGAATGGGGAAGTTACGACCACTTTGCCAAGATTGATGAAGTGATGGAGCTCATCAGCTACAATGTCATCAAAGCCTCATCCAATCTTGCTATCGAAAAAGGAGCGTATCCAGATTTTGAAGGCTCAAAATGGAGCAGAGGAATTTTCCCTATAGATACCGCCAACGAAAAAGCTAAAAAATTAGTAGATCGGGGAGGATTGTTTGGCTACAGCTGTGATTGGGAAAGTTTACGCGCACAAGTCATGAAATCGGGTATGAGAAATGGATACCTCATGGCAATTGCGCCAACCAGCTCTATTTCGATTCTTGTGGGTACCACACAAACCATCGAACCCGTGTACAAAAGAAAATGGTTTGAAGAAAATCTCTCCGGTATGATTCCCGTCGTCGTGCCGAAACTCAATCCAGAAACGTGGAATTACTATACTCCAGCATATGAGTTGGACCAACGGCTACTCATCAAAGCCGGAGCCATTCGTCAAAAGTGGATTGATCAAGGACAAAGTCTCAATATCTTTATTACTTTAGATAAAGCGAGCGGAAAATACCTAAACGACATCTATATGCTAGGATGGGAACTGGGTATAAAATCGACATATTATCTCAGAAGTCAATCTCCAGAAAGTCAACTTGATGTTGCCGATAGAAGTATCGAATGCGAAGGGTGCCAATAA